Below is a genomic region from Palaemon carinicauda isolate YSFRI2023 chromosome 31, ASM3689809v2, whole genome shotgun sequence.
aaaaacttttcagaaTCCATTTCACTCAAGATAGGTTTTATTTTATGTTGTGAATTCAGAGTTGAGTATGGAAACTGGATGGAGTCAGATGCTATTGGTCTCTTTTGTACTCATGACACTTCATACATATATGGATCTCTCCCCAAAAAAGGCTCGTGTCATGGAAAAGAACAATGCCTTTGAGTCTTAACGTCTTGATCATCATGTAAGCTTGATCTTGTACAAAGGGGATTAAAAAGTTTTGATTACAGCTATTCAAGATCCACCTTTAAGGTTACTTAAGCATCGATCTCAGCGTCCTTGTACAAGTACTTGAAATCGAGGTAAATACGTCTTGGCTGTCAATGAACTTATAGGAAGAGCTGGTGGATTGGGTGTCAATTACAATTAAGTCGTTTATGTACAAGATGACTTTTACATTTAACAAGAGCATAGACGTATCTAAATTGACATTCAGCACTGTCTTTGACTTGGATAACCAGATGCACTTATATTGAGACTATCACTTTATTTCATTTCTAATGTTCTACTGTTATTGAAACATCAATTCCTCGTGAAGTACATAAATTACAAGACTTTACAGCATATTTGTAActgaattttgttttgattgtcTCTTTCAGGACAGGAATAATAAACACAAACTTGTTATTAAAAAATATAAGCTTTATTATAAATCTTAGAAgtatagtacttttttttttctttaaaataatacGTAGTATAGAAGGGCAGTTGATATTTCGACTTCACATATATCTGTGGAATAGTTTCATCATCCGTAAAAGACACCAAAACTACTATAGCCACCAATTCCTCCAAAGGCATCGCTGTATCCACTGTATCCAAATCCGTATCCGGAAGGTCTGTAGCCATAGCCACCGAAGCCATAGGGACTACCTCCAAAGAAGAGGCGTCTGCTGGGTCCAGGTGCTGGAAGGGCTCCAGTCAGTTCCAGGAGGGTGAAAAGGGCCACCAACGCCAAAAGGGCAACACTGATCTGGAAAAGATATCCAGGGAATCAGTTATCAGTCCTTTCGTGTTAAACGTAAGTCGAACAACTGCTCTGATAACATATCTATATAAGATGAATCAGAATAATCTGCATTAAAAGTAATTTAAGTAACAACGCTTACTTTTAGCCGTAATTcaaaatatttatagattatatatcctATTATTCTTACCATCTTCATGGTGGAAAGGTTTGTTGTTTTCTCGGTTGATTCTAGGAAACTGTTTATCAGGACTCGTCAACAATGCCTATTTATACAAGGTACATTGCAGTGTTGTGAGTTTCCAACTATCTCTATTTGGAAACTATAtgtagagatattttttttatatgtggaATATGTGCCATGTTCAAATTTATATGTGGAGTTGTTATGTGATGGATTAGCAAAACAAATCCCTCATAATTCTCTTGGTGTTTTAATAGAAAATGGATTTTGCTGACGCCTCAGTTGCGTAACGATGGCGTCAACCGGGCAAACCCCAGAGAATACCTGCGCTAAAAGATTTGGCAAACTTTCACACTACCGCCCACTCGCCAACCATACCCAGGGCGCCATCGTCTCTAATAACAGTCCTTTTCCGTTTTGCTGATAATCGTTATTATTCATACGACTCATATCACATCATAGGTATTCAAATAATATTTTCccgtacacacgcatatacagtatatatacacacaaacacacacacacacacacacacacacacatatatatatatatatatatatatatatatatatatatatatatatatatatatatatatatatatatactgtatatatatatatatatatatatatatatatatatatatatatatatatgtatatataaatataaatgcatatatatatatatatatatgtatatatatatatatacatacatacatatatatatatatatatatatatatatatatatatatatatatatatatatatatatatgtatatatatgcataaatatatatatatatatatatatatatatatatatatatatatatatatatatatatatatatatatatatatatgtatatatacatatgaaatttatatatatacatatatatatatatatatatatatatatatatatatatatatatatatatatatatatatatatatatatttaaatatatgtatatatatacatatatatatatatatatatatatatatatatatatatatatatatatatatatatatatatatatatgtgtgtgtgtgtgtgtgtgtgtgtgtgtatgtgtttatgtttgtatggtgtttatatatatgtaaatactgtatatatatatatatatatatatatatatatatatatatatatatatatatatatatatatatatatatgtgtgtgtgtgtgtgtgtgtgtgtgtgtgtgtgtgtatgtatgtgtatgtttgcgtggtgtttatatatatatatatatatatatatatatatatatatatatatatatatatatatatatatatatatatatatatatatatatatatatatatgtgtgtgtgtgtatatatatatatactgtttatatatatatatatatatatatatatatatatatatatatatatatatatatatatatatatatatatatatatatgtgtgtctgtgtgtgtgtgtgtgtgtgtatgtatgtttgtgtggtgtttatatatatatgtatatatatatatatatatatatatatatatatatatatatataaataaataaatacatttatatatatacagtatatatttatatatatatatatatatatatatatatatatatatatatatatatatatgtatatatatatatatatatatatatatatatatatacatatatatatgcatatatatatatatgtatatatatatatatgtataaatatatatacactcacacacacacacacacacacacatatatatatatatatatatatatatatatatatatatatatatatatatatatatatatatatatatatatatatatatatataaatatatgaatttatatgtatatagaataataaggaatttaatcgtagagtaatggtaTCCAGACGTACCAGGATATATAGGCCTACCAAATATCCTTGTCTTACAATCTGTTGAATGGAATTCGAGCTCCACTCAACCCTGGAAGTTAATAGTTGTGTAGAGCATTTCTTTCCTTGTGACCTTcactggccttccctggtcttttGCTAGTTGAAAAAGGGCTTCGAGCTCTTATCatttgcattatatgtatatatatatatatatatatatatatatatatatatatatatatgtatgtatatatatatatatgtatatatatatgtatatatatatatatatatatatatatatatatatatatatatatatatatacatatacatatatatatatatatatatatatatatatatatatatatatatatatataatatatatatatatatatatatatacatacatacatacatacatatatatatatatatatatatatatatatatatatatatatatatatatatatatatatatatatatttgtgtatgtacgtgtgtgtgttttgtgaaaaGTAACCAACAAGAAACACGTTAGTTCTTATTCCCTGAGAAAATATCCCCAATTCCTATGCAATTAGTGAATCATTACATTCTCtcccattaatctttttttttttctctaaactataattctttttttttctacgacTTGATTcaactttaaaattttttttatgaaatggttATTTGGTGTTAAGAAATTTCaatatcatatggtatatatatatatatatatatatatatatatatatatatatatatatatatatatataaatatatatactatacatatatatatatatatatatatgctaatatacatatatatatatatatatatatatatatatatatatatatatatatatatatatatatatatatatatatatgctaatatacatatatatatatatatatgctaatatatatatatatatatatatatatatatatatatatatatatatatatatatatatatatatatatatatatatatacatatatatatatatatatatatatatatatatatatatatatatatatatatatatatatatatatatgctatatacatgtgaatatatatatatatatatatatatatatatatatatatatatatatatatatatatatatatatatatatatatatatatatatgctatatacatgtgaatatatatatatatatatatatatatatatatatatacatatatatatatgtgtgtacatatatacatatatatatatatatatatatatatatatatatatatatatatatatatatatatatatatatatgtatatatataaacatatgtatatatatatatatatatatatatatatatatatatatatatacacacacacacacacacatatatatatatatatatatatatatatatatatatatatatatatatatatatatatacatatatatatacacacacacacacatatatatatatatatatatatatatatatatatatatatatatatatatatatatatatatatatatatatatatatatatatatatatatatatatatatatatatatatctttgagctGGAAGAATTGAAAAGTGTTCAGAACTGACAACGATAGACAAACTCCAATGTAATaattggagatttattttcatcccAATAGTAGAATTatttcgatgtatatatatatatatatatatatatatatatatatatatatatatatatatatatatatatatatatatatatatatatatatatatatatatatatatatacatatttaagctTCAGAATGCTTTTCATTGCCTTTGCTGCATCTAAGAGTTCCGTGCGTAGCCATTGGGAATTTGGTATAAGCCGGCATTAACCAGTCTTGCAGGATTTAGCTACCGTTTATCACGATTCAACGTTTGTGCCCAAAATCCATccgtaaaaagttttttttttctacgttaggGGTTTCCCATCTTACGAATTATCATGTGACATAAGCAGAAATCCCCAAGCTATTGTCCCACATCTAATGCTAAACAAAAACTTAGAAGATAATTACTTGCGGGATCTCAAACTCGAATGTGGGTGAACCGGTAAGATTTCTGTTGTTTAGAAATTATCCTGAAATTTCAGGCAATTGTCCTTACATCAAGAGTTGCAGTTGGTGCCTGTTTAGCATGGAAATAGTAAAGGGTTGAACTTCCAGTAGAGGAACTGGATTTttttgccgccccccccccccctcccgccccaCCAATGACAGGGCCCCCTCTCCTAGTATATTTGAAGTGGATTTGCAACTAAAACATGCTGTTCAATCGCATATCTaaatttgtagtttgtttattcctTTTCTAGCTCAACTGAATtacaaatatatttgaattttgttaTTCACAATTTTTTCGTGATCCATTTGACTCTATTTCTCATTGTGTTTTCGAAgcatttgttatttcttttgcaGTTTTAACTTTTTGCAAATTACATAATTTGGTCATTGTAAACTAAAAGAGATCTTTAGGGAAAGGGGATACATATTTTTCAACTGAAAGGCCTACCATTTTTAAGGGTAGATcataagaaaatagtaaaaaatagcaTTTTCATCTAGAAATGTTCCGGAAAATAATATAATTCATGTGAAACAATCTTCAGCAGTATTTTTGCGTAGCTGTCTTAATACAGAAAGAAAACTAATTCGTTTCCTGGTTTAACTGTGAAGAACTGCAGTATTGTAGTAGGATATCTTTATTGTTGATTTTTAAAGGGTTATACTTGAAAGATGAACATCCACAATCACCTTCAACATCTAAGACTGAAATTTATGGTAGAACATCAGCCTTTGTTTTCTGATGAGTTGCCACCATGTCAATCAGCTCCATCTTCTGATGCTGTTCACAAGATGGAGGATGGTTGTGATGCTGCTTAGAAATGTCTTCCACAAAGGtcatcttctattattattattattattattattattattattattattattattattattattattattattattattattattattattattattattattattaatattattattattagctaaagtatATCTCTACCTTGAAAAGCAAATTGCTTCAATACATGCCAAAGGGGTGCATCAGGTAAAGCAGCTCATTAAAGAACGAAACGAAGTAATGAAAAACCTATAATTGacagattataaataataataaagcatattCAAATCAGCAATGATATTAGATAGATGAATTATGAACTGAGACTCAAGttaacctgtttaacataaaaacatctgtTATGTTTATGTTTCTGAGGTTCACCGATTCAACTGAAAGATCAGAAAGATCCGTCCAAAATCTGGTCACTgctgaatttattttcattattcatatgtCATTTGATTATTGTTTATTCTAAATCTCTTAATTCTCTCCTATGAACAGTCTCTTCACTGGAGTTTTGACCACTAGAGCCGCTAAGGTATGGACGTGTCCTGAGTCGTGTTTTTGCTTTTTGTTtcttgcttagaatatcattgaagagATATTAATTAATCTTacggagaaacctaagtgataagaaacagtgcACTATGTCTGTCCCATACTATTTCTtcctcatatgtaaaaccacggagggagacGGGAAAAAAGGGACAAAAAAACTTGGATTGGTTATGCCCACCCTGCGTAGGTGAAAccagacaagccaatttatatatatatatatatatatatatatatatatataaaaattgaaggaagatgtgaatatGAGGTAAGAGGCCTTGAGCGAACAAGACGCCAGGAtaactgaattggaaaacaaacttgtggaccttagcgcagacgcaccAAATTCCCCCcggactactgacctcactgagtaAGTTGATATTTTTGCGATGAATATGGAACCAatcaaggcaacacttcaaacactgatggacccaaaaccggagaaaccaacATTTGCCgataaagttaaggaaaaaaatctgttggtaattgaatcaacaaatacaacaaataAAATCACGGAAAGAAAACGCGAAGTTGAACAGGAACTTCAAgtcattcctatacttaacacgaggtcaactatgaatggaaatgctgttgtaaactttgcaaacaaaatgatcagagaagatgcGGCAAACAGAATTCGGACTTTggttgctgacactgaaacgagaaaaatcggaaaactaaaaccaaaaactaACGATaggcaatgtgtacaatgatgaagaagatgtagtaaatgctttgattcaaataaattgttgcctggaccaaatccaaaatatagaagaaaagataagtgtagtcctgaaaaaaaaaaatgcttcaggtggggccacccactatgtgctgaaatatgATCTGAAGTTCTGAGGAGTATTCATTATAacggggacaaagtttcgttacgatggagaacttataacatacgtgataggtaccacgtgatcacctgctaccactgtcagaggtacggaCATATtggaaaagattgcaagtctaagaatgatgataaagtctgcgggaaatgttcaggaaaacattccaccaaggagtgtaatttgcaagtgtcaaagtgtattaacggcacaaagttaaacaaaccgaGTGACcatatagtaaattctagagactgcaaagcttatgacttagaattgaaaagactaCAAGAAAATACTGACCAtagttactaaggatgtcataaactctGGCTATGTAAATATGCAATATGTAGGTAATAAGACCATTcacattcgagaattgataaatgagaaatatttggacatactagcataaTCTGAaccatggttaaataacttggacaaggcaaagatcactgaaatgacacccccacacacacctttCTCATACCGAGaggaggtaggtctggtgggggtgtcggactcattattcataaaatttattcaatgagtcgtataacagtgataatttaatagtaaatgaacaatacgtgatatggaacgttaaatactctgaacgatcaaggtaaaacaacagtggaggtcctgtagagagtaggtttCCCCTGCTGTAAAGaaccggaaaaacagccgtcaaagtaaagtaaagtaagtttcAAATGATGTGCACGTTAAAG
It encodes:
- the LOC137624958 gene encoding keratin-associated protein 19-8-like; the protein is MKMISVALLALVALFTLLELTGALPAPGPSRRLFFGGSPYGFGGYGYRPSGYGFGYSGYSDAFGGIGGYSSFGVFYG